The following are from one region of the Pocillopora verrucosa isolate sample1 chromosome 3, ASM3666991v2, whole genome shotgun sequence genome:
- the LOC131794253 gene encoding uncharacterized protein: MYYAEHLSVTHRRDLAASDIEALWIQVKFPTNTTLFSVIYRSELESTNFFESFRGALEKAWLKTDSIFILGDFNCCLLNRDPDGIPTLGKTKKLIETFEDFNMQNIISQPTRITSTTESLIDLIVTTKANMVRQCGVLPLGISDHSLVYATLKLKSKRPPPRIVRSRNFKRCNIQDFKKDIERIPFHVLDIFEDKDDVLWGWNLLFNDVCDVHAPYKDVKVRSFCSPWINSEIRLKMNKRFKLFKVATRTKDPVKWKEYKRLRNEITTDVRRAKTKHFKNQLLEIKTAAEYWNLLRNATAPKLRKAIGPLKREDGSLAVDSKEKSNLMNSFFSNIGINLTRNFSFTKVNAATTLKSVPVIKDVILSKSEIGKYLSDLKWNKATGPDQISSRTLKTAGNALVHPLYHIYCESLRSGYVFEQWKVARLSPIHKKDDESDMSNYRPISILSIPSKILESTVSQRIVNHTFHEHSLVTENQWAYRKGFSTELMLIKLTEQWRQAVDNSKVVGVVFVDFQKAFDCVSHKILLHKLEIDFGIKGNLAAWLHSYLKGRRQFTVIDGAASDFARINTGVPQGSVLGPTLFALYTNDLPDNITNATVFMYADDTTLFCIGDTVDIVIAELNAALKELELWCLRNQLLPHPKKCEGMLIHRGNFTGPLQSLILMNHCIRWVKHTRLLGVYIDNRLNWDYHVKALKISFANKLNMLKRSLFLPRPMLLDLYFKKLLARTQARKNQLVKKREELEACRAKRNSPIHDRTRRPLSEDNTDSCSAEVDTDDIKRRRIGSEDSGKSAILQNSKDIDVNSPSVQARKERLMKMQQKDQENGATPKKHWKAVTQGTGVNNCNVSSPSVASRSAAFQANAAKDQQKENINDKKYLEPQASHTPSKLAEARSVFENGVSTKSRVNIEKERFIPPPKPPRVAVTEDISDESSEEQLQAAKRKAPSPPKNTKGNKGRDQNSNSVIKRKAPEPPTTCQDQSQIKNDNKSDMAKISKGADEKKKGAKTSQRRSSTDEEGNGNFSSVPVKRERKGSVDDLNGVNKADGDLPMPKPRKKVINLNEAGNEAQERCADNKKVKENRREETSDDKVTIVATPVGSDERVKLNHGKQLTEEKPHVIQACVVEEKSPKVVVANREITGSIVTVKAVSCDNSEEKRIENKREKTRVNAVKESKTEKPPSAAKVADQDSKQAVTPVVWEKQAQGSSKKPRKSTKREEFAFKVPRRPTKESHFDPNETINLNDVNIHEMTFTFDFGQFDELEKEREGIFQMSYEEKCKQLEKEQKREERKRKETASTSSMESDREERGTYQSGYNSQTSEQYATKTVHKPKQP; this comes from the exons ATGTATTATGCTGAACATTTATCCGTTACTCATCGCAGAGATTTGGCAGCCTCAGACATTGAAGCTCTCTGGATACAGGTTAAATTTCCTACAAACACTACTCTGTTCTCCGTAATCTATAGGTCTGAGCTAGAGTCCACGAATTTCTTCGAAAGCTTTCGTGGAGCCCTCGAAAAAGCTTGGCTTAAAACTGACAGCATCTTTATACTTGGCGATTTTAACTGTTGTTTATTAAATAGGGACCCTGACGGCATACCTACTTTGGGCAAAACGAAGAAGCTGATAGAGACCTTTGAAGACTTCAATATGCAAAACATTATCTCTCAACCAACTAGAATAACATCCACAACGGAGTCCCTAATTGACCTTATTGTTACAACTAAAGCAAACATGGTTCGTCAATGCGGCGTGCTGCCATTGGGCATATCTGATCACAGTTTAGTTTACGCCACTTTGAAGTTGAAATCCAAAAGACCCCCTCCGAGGATTGTCCGCTCAAGAAACTTCAAGAGATGTAACATTCAAGATTTCAAGAAAGATATCGAACGAATACCTTTTCACGTACTGGATATATTCGAAGACAAAGACGACGTCCTTTGGGGCTGGAATCTTTTGTTCAACGATGTTTGTGATGTCCATGCCCCTTATAAAGACGTCAAGGTTCGCAGCTTCTGTTCACCATGGATTAACAGCGAAATAAGATTAAAGATGAACAAACggtttaaattattcaaagtaGCCACTCGCACAAAAGATCCGGTCAAATGGAAGGAATACAAAAGATTACGTAATGAAATCACCACGGACGTACGTCGGGCGAAAACTAAACATTTCAAGAACCAACTACTTGAAATAAAAACCGCTGCGGAGTATTGGAATCTTCTTCGCAATGCCACTGCACCAAAACTCAGAAAGGCTATTGGACCCTTGAAGAGGGAAGACGGTTCTCTGGCAGTCGatagtaaagaaaaatcaaatctgatgaattctttcttttctaatATAGGAATTAATCTAACAAGGaacttttcattcacaaaagTCAACGCTGCCACAACATTAAAGTCAGTTCCTGTTATCAAAGACGTTATTTTATCAAAATCCGAAATtggaaagtatttatcagatCTTAAATGGAATAAAGCTACCGGTCCCGACCAGATTTCTTCTAGAACTCTAAAAACTGCCGGGAATGCGTTGGTCCATCCATTATATCATATTTATTGTGAAAGTCTAAGATCTGGCTACGTGTTTGAACAATGGAAAGTGGCTAGGCTGAGCCCTATCCACAAAAAGGACGATGAGAGCGACATGAGCAACTATCGGCCAATTTCTATTCTCAGTATACCCAGCAAGATCCTTGAATCAACGGTCTCTCAGAGAATCGTCAACCATACATTCCACGAGCACAGTTTAGTCACTGAAAACCAATGGGCTTATAGGAAAGGCTTTTCTACTGAATTAATGCTTATAAAACTGACAGAACAATGGAGACAAGCGGTTGATAACAGTAAAGTTGTCGGCGTAGTTTTTGTCGATTTTCAAAAGGCCTTTGACTGTGTATCGCATAAAATATTGCTGCATAAACTCGAGATTGACTTTGGGATCAAGGGCAACCTGGCTGCTTGGCTTCACAGCTACCTAAAGGGGAGGCGACAGTTCACAGTCATTGACGGCGCAGCCTCTGATTTTGCTCGCATTAATACAGGCGTTCCTCAGGGATCAGTCCTCGGTCCAACCTTGTTCGCACTTTACACAAATGATCTACCTGATAATATAACAAATGCAACTGTTTTTATGTACGCAGACGATACCACCCTGTTCTGTATCGGAGACACCGTAGACATTGTTATTGCCGAACTGAATGCTGCTCTCAAGGAACTAGAGCTATGGTGCTTAAGAAATCAACTATTGCCTCACCCCAAGAAATGCGAAGGCATGCTAATTCATCGAGGAAACTTCACTGGTCCACTACAGTCATTAATACTGATGAATCATTGTATAAGATGGGTTAAACACACCAGGCTGCTTGGAGTCTATATTGATAATAGACTTAACTGGGACTACCATGTCAAAGCACTAAAGATCAGCTTTGCAAATAAGCTTAACATGCTGAAGCGCAGCTTGTTCTTACCAAGACCCATGCTACTGGACTTATACTTTAAA aAATTATTGGCAAGGACTCAGGCAAGGAAAAACCAGCTTGTCAAAAAGCGTGAAGAACTTGAAGCATGCAGAGCTAAGAGAAATTCGCCCATTCATGATAGAACTCGGCGTCCCTTGTCAGAAGACAACACTGACAGCTGCTCGGCTGAGGTGGATACTGATGACATCAAAAGACGCAGAATTGGCAGTGAGGACAGTGGCAAAAGTGCTATTTTGCAAAATTCCAAGGACATTGATGTTAATAGCCCATCAGTTCAG GCAAGAAAAGAAAGGCTGATGAAGATGCAACAGAAAGATCAAGAAAATGGTGCAACGCCAAAGAAACATTGGAAAGCTGTAACCCAAGGAACTGGAGTGAACAATTGCAATGTCAGTAGCCCTAGTGTAGCATCACGATCTGCAGCATTCCAAGCCAATGCTGCAAAGGATCAACAGAAG gaGAATATAAACGACAAGAAATATCTTGAGCCTCAGGCATCACATACCCCTAGTAAACTGGCTGAGGCACGGAGTGTGTTTGAGAATGGTGTGTCAACAAAAAGCAGAGTGAATATTGAAAAAGAGAGATTTATACCTCCCCCTAAGCCCCCGAGAGTGGCAGTCACTGAGGACATTTCTGATGAAAGCTCCGAAGAACAGTTGCAAGCAGCTAAGAGAAAAGCTCCATCTCCACCAAAGAAtactaaaggaaacaaaggcaGAGATCAAAATAGCAACTCTGTGATCAAACGGAAAGCTCCAGAACCTCCTACAACTTGTCAGGATCAAAGCCAGATTAAGAATGACAATAAGAGTGATATGGCAAAAATCAGCAAAGGtgcagatgaaaaaaaaaagggtgccAAAACAAGTCAAAGACGTTCATCCACTGATGAGGAAGGCAATGGAAACTTTTCCTCTGTTCCAGTCAAACGGGAAAGGAAAGGAAGTGTTGATGATTTAAATGGTGTCAACAAAGCTGATGGTGATCTACCTATGCCAAAACCACGAAAAAAAGTGATTAACTTGAATGAAGCAGGCAATGAAGCACAGGAAAGATGTGCTGACaataagaaagtgaaagaaaatagaaGGGAAGAAACTTCAGATGACAAAGTGACTATTGTTGCCACTCCAGTTGGCAGTGATGAGAGAGTGAAGCTGAATCATGGAAAGCAACTGACAGAAGAAAAACCACATGTCATCCAGGCCTGTGTGGTTGAAGAGAAAAGCCCAAAAGTTGTTGTTGCAAACAGGGAAATCACTGGAAGCATTGTTACCGTCAAAGCAGTTTCCTGTGAtaattcagaagaaaaaaggattgagaacaaaagggaaaaaaccaGAGTCAATGCAGTGAAAGAATCCAAAACAGAGAAACCTCCAAGTGCTGCCAAAGTAGCTGACCAGGATTCCAAACAGGCGGTAACACCTGTTGTGTGGGAGAAACAGGCCCAAGGCTCTTCAAAGAAGCCAAGAAAATCTACTAAAAGAGAGGAGTTTGCATTTAAAGTTCCTAGAAGACCTACCAAAGAGTCCCACTTTGATCCAAATGAAACAATCAACCTTAACGATGTAAACATTCATGAAATGACATTCACCTTTGACTTTGGTCAGTTCGATGAACTTGAGAAAGAGAGGGAGGGCATTTTTCAAATGAGCTATGAAGAGAAGTGTAAACAG CTTGAGAAAGAACAGAAGAGAGAagagaggaagaggaaagaaacTGCTTCAACATCTTCCATGGAGTCTGATAGAGAGGAAAGAGGCACCTACCAATCTGGATACAACAGCCAGACTAGTGAACAATATGCTACCAAGACAGTGCACAAGCCTAAACAGCCATAA
- the LOC131794254 gene encoding anillin-like isoform X2 has protein sequence MDPFTQKLLARTQARKNQLVKKREELEACRAKRNSPIHDRTRRPLSEDNTDSCSAEVDTDDIKRRRIGSEDSGKSAILQNSKDIDVNSPSVQARKERLMKMQLKDQENGATPKKHWKAVTQGTGVNNCNVSSPSVASRSAAFQANAAKDQQKENIKDKKYLEPQSSHTPSKLAEARSVFENGVSTKSRVNIEKEKFIPPPKPPRVAVTEDISDESSEEQLQVAKRKAPSPPKNTKGNKGRDQNSNSVIKRKAPEPPTTCQDQSQIRNDTKSDMAKISKGADEKKKGAKTSQRSSSTDEEGNGNFPPVPVKRERKGSVDDLNGVNKADGDLPMPKPRKKVINLNEAGNEAQERCADNKKVKENRREETSDDKVTIVATPVGSDERVKLNHGKQLTEEQPHVIQACVVEEKSPKVVVANREITGSIVTVKAVSCDHSEEKRIENKREKTRVNAVKESKTEKPPSAAKVADQDSKQAVTPVVWEKQVQGSSKKPRKSTKKEEFAFKVPRRPTKESHFDPNETVNLNDVNIHEMTFTFDFGQFDELEKEREGIFQMSYEEKCKQLEKEQKREERKRKETASTSSMESDREERGTYQSGYNSQTSEQYATKTVHKPKEPVPQRPKRIQDEIKVLLEEAAYQQNIVLQASQALNLCVANDITFKGSREEIEAEKVLLLATEHRTACLDEVNKLKTGGAEGAQEFKATNVGSEMPACTATLSLSDIKITLHQEFMDMLRVGIRNDLGVFYFVCIVQHGPHEFYCSRVLSTNDATEGNFLMFPDKFTWKDLKPDFTIAVKLFCMNVKKTLMPAPVSTPTKHKIFQSPKVVKGKLAGRRASDTASPATQVSASPQTVFRTSSFVPVGVTHVNLPIIKSKRFSLDKVPDTCPLTNFLEMKVDCSPQYSSSVNGFLTILEDIGGYGAWQRRWCVLQGAVMSYWRYPGDEETKSPMGCINLADCISEEVTRVARDLCARPNTMELKLRRSCGTEVKYLLAADTKMDRATWIDSLNEALRDGRAWTGKDKEALYPDLSHLHNQDVYMCSKATV, from the exons ATGGACCCATTTACTcag aAATTATTGGCAAGGACTCAGGCAAGGAAAAACCAGCTTGTCAAAAAGCGTGAAGAACTTGAAGCATGCAGAGCTAAGAGAAATTCACCCATTCATGATAGAACTCGGCGTCCCTTGTCAGAAGACAACACTGACAGCTGCTCGGCTGAGGTGGATACTGATGACATCAAAAGACGCAGAATTGGCAGTGAGGACAGTGGAAAAAGTGCTATTTTGCAAAATTCCAAGGACATTGATGTTAATAGCCCATCAGTTCAG GCAAGAAAAGAAAGGCTGATGAAGATGCAACTGAAAGATCAAGAAAATGGTGCAACGCCAAAGAAACATTGGAAAGCTGTAACCCAAGGAACTGGAGTGAACAATTGCAATGTCAGCAGCCCTAGTGTAGCATCACGATCTGCAGCATTCCAAGCCAATGCTGCAAAGGATCAACAGAAG gaGAATATAAAGGACAAGAAATATCTCGAGCCTCAGTCATCACATACCCCTAGTAAACTGGCTGAGGCACGGAGTGTGTTTGAGAATGGTGTGTCAACAAAAAGCAGAGTGAAtattgaaaaagagaaatttatacCTCCCCCTAAGCCCCCAAGAGTGGCAGTCACTGAGGACATTTCTGATGAAAGTTCTGAAGAACAGTTGCAAGTAGCTAAGAGAAAAGCTCCATCTCCACCAAAGAAtactaaaggaaacaaaggcaGAGATCAAAATAGCAACTCTGTGATCAAACGGAAAGCTCCAGAACCTCCTACAACTTGTCAGGATCAAAGCCAGATTAGGAATGACACTAAGAGTGATATGGCAAAAATCAGCAAAGGtgcagatgaaaaaaaaaagggtgccAAAACAAGTCAAAGAAGTTCATCCACTGATGAGGAAGGCAATGGAAACTTTCCCCCTGTTCCAGTCAAACGGGAAAGGAAAGGAAGTGTTGATGATTTAAATGGTGTCAACAAAGCTGATGGTGATCTACCTATGCCAAAACCACGAAAAAAAGTGATTAACTTGAATGAAGCAGGCAATGAAGCACAGGAAAGATGTGCTGACAATaagaaagtaaaagaaaatagaagGGAAGAAACTTCAGATGACAAAGTGACTATTGTCGCCACTCCAGTTGGCAGTGATGAGAGAGTGAAGCTGAATCATGGAAAGCAACTGACAGAAGAACAACCACATGTCATCCAGGCCTGTGTGGTTGAAGAGAAAAGCCCAAAAGTTGTTGTTGCAAACAGGGAAATCACTGGAAGCATTGTTACTGTCAAAGCAGTTTCCTGTGATCActcagaagaaaaaaggattgagaacaaaagggaaaaaaccaGAGTCAATGCAGTGAAAGAATCCAAAACAGAGAAACCTCCAAGTGCTGCCAAAGTAGCTGACCAGGATTCCAAACAGGCAGTAACACCTGTTGTGTGGGAGAAACAGGTCCAAGGCTCTTCAAAGAAGCCAAGAAAATCTACTAAAAAAGAGGAGTTTGCATTTAAAGTTCCTAGAAGACCTACCAAAGAGTCCCACTTTGATCCAAATGAAACAGTCAACCTTAACGATGTAAACATTCATGAAATGACATTCACCTTTGACTTTGGTCAGTTCGATGAACTTGAGAAAGAGAGGGAGGGCATTTTTCAAATGAGCTATGAAGAGAAGTGTAAACAG CTTGAGAAAGAACAGAAGAGAGAagagaggaagaggaaagaaacTGCTTCAACATCTTCCATGGAGTCTGATAGAGAGGAAAGAGGCACCTACCAATCTGGATACAACAGCCAGACTAGTGAACAATATGCTACCAAGACAGTACACAAGCCTAAAGAGCCAGTACCACAGAGACCAAAGAGAATACAAGATGAGATTAAA GTCCTCCTTGAGGAGGCAGCATACCAACAGAACATTGTCCTTCAGGCAAGTCAAGCTCTGAATTTGTGTGTTGCCAATGACATCACCTTTAAAGGTTCCCGGGAAGAAATTGAAGCAGAAAAAGTTTTATTACTAGCAA CTGAGCACAGAACAGCATGTCTAGATGAGGTCAACAAATTGAAAACTGGTGGTGCTGAAGGTGCGCAGGAATTTAAAGCAACAAATGTTGGTTCTGAGATGCCAGCATGTACAGCAACCTTATCCCTGTCAG aTATCAAAATTACTCTTCATCAAGAATTTATGGACATGCTGAGAGTGGGCATCAGAAATG ATCTTGGTGTGTTTTACTTTGTCTGCATCGTCCAACATGGGCCACATGAGTTTTACTGTTCTAGAGTTTTATCAACAAATGATGCCACTGAGGGAAACTTTCTGATGTTCCCTGACAAATTTACTTG GAAGGACCTTAAACCAGATTTTACTATAGCTGTGAAGCTTTTCTGCATG aatgTGAAAAAGACACTAATGCCTGCACCTGTATCCACTCCTACCAAACACAAGATCTTCCAGTCACCTAAAGTGGTGAAAGGGAAGCTTGCTGGT CGACGTGCATCTGACACTGCTTCACCAG cGACTCAAGTTTCAGCTTCACCACAAACAGTGTTCAGAACTAGTAGCTTTGTGCCTGTTGGAGTGACACATGTCAACCTGCCAATCATCAAATCAAAACGGTTTTCCCTTGATAAG GTGCCTGACACTTGTCCTTTGACAAACTTCTTGGAAATGAAAGTTGACTGCTCTCCTCAATACAGCAGCAGTGTCAATGGATTTCTG ACCATCTTAGAGGACATTGGGGGCTATGGAGCCTGGCAGAGAAGATGGTGTGTGCTACAAGGAGCTGTGATGTCCTATTGGAGATATCCAGGAGATGAGGAAACCAAG TCCCCAATGGGCTGCATCAATTTGGCAGATTGTATCAGTGAAGAAGTCACAAGAGTGGCAAGAGACCTGTGTGCTCGTCCAAACACCATGGAACTGAAGCTCAGGAGGTCTTGTGGTACTGAAGTCAA GTACCTGTTGGCTGCTGATACCAAAATGGACCGTGCAACATGGATTGACAGTCTAAATGAAGCACTCAGAGATGGCCGTGCATGGACAGGAAAGGATAAGGAAGCCCTGTACCCTGACTTGAGCCACCTACACAATCAAGATGTTTATATGTGTTCAAAGGCTACTGTCTGA